The Aeromonas jandaei genomic interval GAAGACGCCATTCCCCTCCTCCGCCATGCCGTAGCCGAGGAACACCGGGCCAAGGAAGCTCTCGACCCCCACATAGACGGAGCCAGCAGTGAAGGAGCTGTCAAAGCTGATATCTTCACCCTTGTCCCACACCCCGCCCTGCTCGAGGGAGCCGCCCAGATAGAGCGGCATCTTGAGGGCACCGAAGTCGTTGTCCGCGACTCGGTAGATGTAGCGCAACCCGCCAAACAGGCTGTAGCGACCACTCAGCTGATAACGCTGGAAGCCGGAGAGACGGAACAGCCCACCCAGGTCTTGGATATAGAGCGGCAGCGCCTCCTGACTGCTGGAACCGCCGCCCTCCAGCATCAGGTTGAGGCTGTGACGACCCCATGACCAGGGCTTGATCATGGAGAAGTTGTAGTTCCACCCCTCGTCGCGGCTACTCTGATCCAGCTCTCCCCCGGTCAGATCGACATGGGAATAACCCAGTTTGATGTCCCACCTCTCGCCCGAGTAGGGGAAGTAGAGGCTGTCGAGGGTATCGTGCTCAAAGCGAACGAAGGGCCCCCAGGCGGTTGCATCCACACTGGTATTCTTGAAGTTTTTCAGATCGATATTGCCTACCCGACCTTCAAGCCCCGTGTAGATGCGGCTCCATGGCTGACTGTTCCAGCCAACGGCCAGCTCAGAGCTGAAGAAGGAGTAGTCACTGTCGAGATAGGTCAATGTATTCGGTTCGGAGTTGAAGACCCGGCGCTGGGTTTTGTCATAGGCCAGACTTGCCTCGCCAAAGAAGGTCTGGGAGGGCTCCAGCGGGGTATAGAAGTCGGTCTTGATATGTTTGGCCGTGCCAAGCGATGCTTCGGTCAGCCACTCCCCGCCCCAGTTGTTGACGTTGGTGAGGGTGTAGGACATGCCGACGTTGTAGTTGGAGGTGTTCTCGAAATCGTCGGAGAAGCCGAACTGGAAGTTGAGGTAACCCGGCCCCCAGTTCTTCTCGCTGGCATCGACCACCAGCACGTTCTCGCCATCGCGCTCATCCACCTCGTAAGTAATGCGATCGAACGACTCCAGCGCATAGAGGCGGCGAATGCCCGCCTCCAGACTCTCGTTGGTCTGGATCTTGTCCGGTCGCACATCCAGCATGGCGCGCACCGTCTCGTCGGATAGACGCGACTTGTTGATGATCTCCACCTTGTCGATGTAGTAGGCGGGCAGGCCGCTGCGTTCGGCACGGCGACTCAGCTTGCGGTTGCGGTACTCGTTGTAGCGCTCCTTGCTCAGGGAGAGCTTGTCGAGTTCCAGCGACACCTTCTCGGCCGCTGCCTCGCCTATCTTGATCCCCTCCGGCATCCGGGCGAAATCGGCGATCCCCATGTCGCCAAACTCGGGAGTGAGCAGGATATCCTTGGGCCCCAGCAGCGCCTTCTGCTTGTCGGTGCCGACCTGGGTCATGTAGGTAGTGAGCTGGTCGATCATGGCAAGGCCGGACTTGAGGGACTCGCGGGTGCGCAGCCTGGCACTGATATCCACCGCGATCACCACATCGGCTCCCATCGCCTTGGCCACGTCCACCGGCATGTTGTTGACCGCACCGCCATCGGCCAGAATCCGGCCATCCCACTCCACCGGCTTGAGCGCCCCCGGAATGGACATGGAAGCCTGCATCGCCTTGGCCAGACTGCCGTGATCGAGCACGTAAGGGGTGACCGTCTCCATATCGGTTGCCATGGCACGATAAGGGATCGGCAGATCATCGAAGCTCTTCAGCGCCGGCAGGTTGGAGGTGGCTGTGCGCAGCAAGCTGGCCATGGATTGGCCCTGAAAGAAACCATCCGGCAGCTGAATGGTGTCGCCATTGACGCCGATATCGGTGCGTAGCTGATACTTCTCGGTCTGCAGCTTCTTGCGCAGGGAGAGCTCATCACGGCCCACCTTGTCCTGATAACCCTTGTTCCAGTCGATGGCTAGCGTCGTACGCTCCACCTCCTCGGCGCTAAGCCCCATGGCGTACATGCCCGCCACATAAGAGCCCATGCTGGTGCCAACTATGATGTCGACCGGGATGCGCTTCTGCTCCAGTACCTTGAGGATACCGATATGGGCCGAGCCCTTGGCACCGCCACCACTGAGCACCAGTGCCACCTTGGGGCGGCCACCATCGGCCGCCTGCACCAGCAGCGGCATGGCCGCCAGCATAATCAAAAGCAGTCGGGTTCATCCCGCACGAACGCTGCGCATCATATTTTCCATCTTGTTCAGGAAGCCGGTCACCAAGGATGGCCTCTACTATAAGGAGCCGGAGCACAAGCGCAACCGGCATTCCGGCCAATTCAGCCTCTCCCGGATCTATTTGTCCGCCAGCCCCTTGTGAGCGCAAACGCAATCCATAAATAAAGGGTCGAAAGGCTCATGGGCGCCCCCTCTCTGCCGCTAATATGAGAGTCGTCAATCTCTACCTTTCGGGCTCTTATATGCTGGCAACCCTGACCCTCAAACAGAAAATTCTGGCCACCGTCACCCTGGCCGTCGTTATCTCCTGCCTGCTGGTGGGCTACTTCAGCCAGCGCGCCGCTCAGCAACTGATCGAAAAGCGCATGTTCGAACAGGAGCTGCCCAACCTGACCCAACGCATCAGCAAGGAGATCGAACAGGATCTCAACGGTATCGCCCGTGCGGCACAGCAGCTGGCCACCGACCGCTTTATTCTCGACTGGGTGGATCGGGGCATGCCCAAGGAGCAGGAACCACTGCTCATCAACCAGCTCAAGGATGTAGCCAACCAGTACGGGCTGGTCACCGCCTCCTTTGCCGATCGCCAGACCGCGGCCTACTACAACCAGGATGGCTTTCTGCGCAACCTCACTCCGGCTCAGGATGCCTGGTTCTATGACTACACCAAGAGCCAGAAGGAGATGACTCTCAGCATCTTCCGCGAGAGCACCGGCGAGATGAAGCTGTTCGTCAACTTCCAGCAGCTCAATGGTCGCGGACTGGCCGGCTTTGCCAAATCCCTCGACTCCATGGTTGCCATGGTCTCCAACTTCCGGCTGGAAGATAGCGGCATCGTCTTTATGGTCGATGGCAGCGGCAAGGTGAAATTGCACCCCGATGCCAGCCGGATAGAGCGTGACAACCTGAGCCAGCTGGCAGGCAGCGACAGTGGCAGCCTGCTGGCCAAGCGTCCCTTTGCCGTGATCAGCGCCGAAGTGAATGGCGAGCCCATGGTGCTGGCCAGCAGCTATATCCCGCTGCTCGACTGGTATCTGGTCGTCCAGGTGCCGGAAGCGGAGATCTACGCCGAGCTGGATCAGAACCGCAACCAGATCCTGATGATCTCGCTGGTCATCGCACTCGCCATGGGGGCCATGGGTATGCTGCTGGCGGGCTCTGTCAGCCGCCCGCTCAACGAACTGGCACGTCTGTTCAAGGAGCTTGGCAGCGGTGATGGCGATCTGACCCAGCGCCTCAAAGTGGAGGGCCGTGACGAGCTGAGCCAGGTTGCGACCGGCTTCAACAACTTCGTCGCCAAGATCCACGGCTCCATCGAGCAAGTGGCCAGCAACTCCCGTCAGCTGGCCACGACGGCCAACGAGGTGGCCAGCAAGGCCCAGCTGACCCAGCACAACTGTACCGCCCAGCGTGACCGTACCGTACAGGTGGCTACCGCCATCCACGAAATGGGGGCCACCGTGGGCGAGATTGCCGGCAACGCCTCGCTGGCGGCGGATGTCGCCAAGCAGGCCAATGATCAGGCGGATGCCGGTGCCCACATCGTGGCACAGGCCCGCCACGGCATCGTCGGCCTCTCCGGGGAAATCGAGCAGGTCGCCGGTGTTATCGAGTCGCTGGCCAGCCAGACCGACTCCATCGGCAGCATCCTCGAGACCATCCGCAGTATCTCGGAGCAGACCAACCTGCTGGCGCTCAACGCAGCCATCGAAGCGGCTCGCGCTGGCGAACAGGGCCGCGGCTTCGCCGTGGTGGCCGACGAGGTGCGCAACCTCGCCAACCGCTCCGCCGCCTCTACCGCCGAGATCCAGGAGATGATCAACCGGCTGCAGGATCAGAGCGCCCGCGCCGTCAGCGCCATGGCTCAGGGCCGCAACCAGAGTCTGGAAGTGGTGGCACAGGCCGATGAAGCCAACGCCGCGCTCGGCCATATCACCGCCCACATCACCCAGATCAACGACATGAACATCCAGGTCGCCACCGCGACCGAGGAGCAGTCGAGCGTGGTCGGCGAGATCAACCGCAACGTGGAGGATATCAACCAGCTCACCATGGAGACGGCCGATATCGCCCACCAGCTCACCGAATCGAGCCGCAGCCTGCAGCAGCTCTCTGCCCAGCTGGATAAACTGGTTGGTAACTTCCGGCTATAAACGGGGCCATCTGGCACGATAAAAAGGGCGCTGCGGCGCCCTTTTTCATGTGCAAACTCAAGCAGGAAAAAACAGGACAGGGATGTCTTTGATATCTAATGACCAAAAGCAAAAAGCCGCTCGATTGAGCGGCTTTTTTATGAAGCGGACAGAAGATTACTTTTTCTTCTTGGCCTTGGCGTTCGGCAGGTCGGTGATGGAGCCTTCGAATACTTCGGCTGCCAGACCCACTGACTCGTGCAGAGTCGGGTGAGCGTGGATGGTCAGCGCGATGTCTTCGGCGTCAGCACCCATTTCGATGGCCAGACCGATTTCACCCAGCAGTTCACCACCGTTGGTACCGACGATGGCACCACCGATGACGCGGCCGCTCTCCTTGTCGAAGATCAGCTTGGTCATGCCGTCGGAGCAGTCGGACGCAATGGCGCGACCGGAAGCAGCCCACGGGAAGGTGGCGACTTCGAAGTTCAGGCCCTGTTGCTTGGCTTCCTTCTCGGTCAGACCAACCCAGGCCATCTCTGGCTCGGTGTAGGCGATAGACGGAATCACTTTCGGGTCGAAGTAGTGCTTCTTGCCGGCGATCACTTCGGCGGCAACGTGACCTTCGTGCACACCCTTGTGGGCCAGCATCGGTTGACCAACGATGTCACCGATGGCGTGGATGTGCGCCACGTTGGTACGCAGCTGCTTGTCCACCTCGATGAAACCGCGCTCGTTAACGGCAACGCCAGCCTTCTCGGCATCCAGCATCTTGCCGTTCGGCACACGGCCTACGGCAACCAGCACGTTGTCGTAGCGAACCGGCTCGGCCGGAGCGTGCTTGCCTTCGTAGGAGACGTACAGACCGTCTTCACGGGCTTCAACTGCGGTGACCTTGGTCTCCAGCATGATGTTGAACTTCTTGGCCACGCGCTTGGTGTAGATCTTGACGATATCTTTGTCGGCAGCCGGAACCAGCTGGTCGGCAAATTCCACCACGTCGATCTCGGAACCCAGAGAGGAGTAAACGGTACCCATCTCCAGACCGATGATGCCGCCACCGATAACCAGCAGTTTGCCGGGAACGGTTTTCAGCTCCAGCGCATCGGTAGAGTCCCATACGCGCGGATCGTCGTGCGGAATGAACGGCAGCTTCACCGGACGGGACCCGGCCGCGATGATGGCGTTGTCGAAGGTCACGGTGGTCTTGCCATCTGCGCCTTCCACTTCGATGGTGTTCGGGCCGGTGAACTTGCCGAAGCCGTTCACAACCTGAACTTTACGCATCTTGGCCATGCCAGCCAGACCGCCGGTCAGCTGGTTGATAACCTTCTCTTTCCACAGACGGATCTTGTCGATGTCGGTCTGCGGCGCACCGAAGACGATGCCGTGCTCGGCCAGCGCCTTGGCTTCTTCAATCACTTTGGCTACGTGCAGCAGGGCCTTGGAGGGAATGCAACCCACGTTCAGGCAGACGCCACCCAGGGTGGAGTAACGCTCGACGATAATGGTATCCAGACCCAAATCGGCCGCACGGAAAGCAGCGGAATAACCGGCAGGGCCAGCACCCAGTACTACGACCTGGGTTTTGATTTCTTTACTCATCATGACCTCTTTGTCGTTCTTGTATCCCCGGACAGCGCAGTCTTATGCCTTCTTTTCCTTGCAAAACAAGAGGCCGCTGCAGCCGTGAAAAAAACGGGGCAAGTTTACGATCATGTTAATGAAATGAGAAGTAAAAAGGGCAGGCTCTGGGCCCGCCCTCTCACTTACAGGACCAGTCGACGAATGTCGGACAGCACGCCATTCATGGTGGTGATGAAGCGAGCCCCATCGGCACCATCGATCACGCGGTGGTCGTAGCTCAGAGCCAACGGCAGCATCAGGCGCGGCGCGAACTCTTTGCCGTTCCACTTCGGCTTCATCTCGGACTTGGAGACACCGAGGATGGCCACTTCCGGCGCGTTGACGATCGGGGTAAAGCTGGTACCGCCGATGCCACCCAGGCTGGAGATGGTGAAGCAACCGCCCTGCATGTCGGAAGCGGTCAGCTTGCCGGCACGGGCCTTCTTGGAGATCTCGGCCAGATCGCGAGACAGCTCCATGATGCCCTTCTTGTTAACATCGCGTACCACGGGCACAACCAGACCGTTGGGGGTATCCACCGCCACACCGATGTGGATGTACTTCTTCATGATCAGCTTGCTGCCATCTTCGGACAGGGAGCTGCAGAAGCGCGGGTGAGCTTCCAGCGCCTTGGCGGCGGCTTTCAGGATGAAGACCAGCGGGGTGATCTTCACGTCGGCCTTCTGCTTCTCGAGCATCGCGTTCTGCTCTTTGCGGAACGCTTCCAGCTCGGTGGTATCGGCTTCGTCGAACTGGGTGACATGAGGGATCATGACCCAGTTGCGGTGCAGGTTCGGACCGGAGATCTTCTGGATGCGGGTCAGCTCGACCTCTTCCACATCACCGAACTTGCTGAAGTCTACTTTCGGCCACGGCAGTACGCCCAGACCGTTGCCACCGGCTACGCCGGCAGAGGCTGGAGCGGACTCGGCACGCTTGATGGCATCCTTCACGTAGGCTTGTACGTCTTCTTTGACGATACGGCCCTTGCGACCGGAGGCTTTCACCTTGGCCAGGTTGACGCCGAACTCGCGCGCCAGACGGCGTACCGCCGGAGAGGCGTGTACGTAAGCGTCGTTGGCAACGAAATCGGAAGAGGCTGCAGCCTGAGCAACCGGAGCCGGAGCAGCAGCAACGGGTGCAGCAGCGACAGGAGCGGCAGCTTGAGCAACCGGCGCGGCAGCAGGAGCTGCGCCAGCCACTTCGAATACCATGATCAGGGAACCGGTGGAGACCTTGTCACCCGCCTTCACCTTGATCTCTTTAACCACACCGGCGAACGGCGCAGGCACTTCCATGGAGGCCTTGTCACCTTCCACAGCGATCAGGGACTGGTCGGCTTCAACCTTGTCACCCACGGCAACCATGATCTCGGTGACTTCGACTTCGTCGCCACCGATATCCGGTACGTTGACATCTTTCGCGCCGGCAGCAACCGGGGCGGCGGCAGGAGCGGCAGCCTGAGCCGGTGCAGCAGCAACGGCAGGAGCAGCGCCAGCCACTTCAAATACCATCACCAGAGAGCCGGTAGAAACCTTGGCGCCAGCGGCAACCTTGATCTCGACCACGCGACCGGCGAACGGTGCCGGCACTTCCATGGAGGCCTTGTCACCTTCCACGGCGATGATGGACTGGTCGGCTTCAACCATGTCGCCCACGGCAACCATGATCTCGGTGACTTCAACTTCGTCACCACCGATGTCCGGTACGTTGACATCTTTGCGAGCGGCAGCGACCGGTGCGGCAGCCGGAGCTGCAGCAACAGGAGCGGCCACTTCTGCAGGTGCAGCAGCGCCTTCGGCTTCGAAGATCATGATCTGGGAACCGGTGGCAACCTTGTCGCCCACCTTGATCAGGATCTCTTTGACGATACCGGCAGACGGGGCCGGTACTTCCATGGAGGCCTTGTCGCCTTCTACCGCGATGATGGACTGGTCCAGCTCGACCTTGTCACCCACGGCCACCATGATCTCGGTGACTTCAACTTCATCGGCGCCGATATCCGGCACCATAATCTGTTTGGACATTGTGCTTTATCCTCTTGCGTCGATCCGCGTGACTGGCTGATGCAGCCACGCACATCTCGCGTTAACCGTTTTAAACCCTGGCAGGGTCGCGCCGCATGACGGCGCGACCCTTGATCCACTTACGCGTACAGCGGGTTGACCTTGTCGGCATCGATGCCGTACTTGGCGATGGCATCGGCCACAACCTGCTTGTCGATCTCGCCGCGCTTGGCCAGCTCGGTCAGGGCAGCAACCACCACATAGAACTCGTTCACTTCGAAGTGACGACGCAGGTTGGCACGGCTGTCGGAACGGCCGTAACCGTCGGTACCCAGCACGCGGTAGTTCTCGGTCGGAACGAAGGCGCGAACCTGGTCGGCGAAGGACTTCATGTAGTCGGTCGCAGCGATGGTGGCTTCGGAACCCAGTACCTGAGCGATGTACGGTACGCGAGCTTCGGCTGTCGGGTGCAGCATGTTCCAGCGATCCGCGTCCTGACCATCACGAGCCAGCTCGTTGAAGGAGGTGACGCTGAACACGTCGGAGCCCACGCCATATTCGCTTGCCAGGATCTGGGCAGCAGTGCGCACGTGACCCAGGATGGAACCACAACCCAGCAGCTGCACTTTCGCCTTGGCACCGGCTACGGATTCCAGCTTGTAGATACCCTTGCGGATGCCTTCCTCGGCGCCTTCCGGCATGGCCGGCATGGCGTAGTTCTCGTTCAGGGTGGTGATGTAGTAGAACACGTTCTCCGGGTTCTCACCGTACATGCGGCGCAGGCCGTCCTGTACGATCACCGCCACTTCATAGGCGTAGGACGGGTCGTAGGAGATGCAGTTCGGGATGGTGCCGGCCAGGATGTGGCTGTGACCATCTTCGTGCTGCAGACCTTCGCCGTTCAGGGTAGTACGACCGGAGGTTGCACCCAGCAGGAAGCCACGGGCTTGCTGGTCACCGGCTGCCCACGCCATGTCGCCAATCCGCTGGAAGCCGAACATGGAGTAGTAGATGTAGAACGGGATCATCGGGCAGTCGTTGGTGCTGTAAGAGGTCGCAGCAGCCAGCCAGGAGGACATGGCGCCCAGCTCGTTGATACCGTCTTGCAGAACCTGACCCTGCTTGTCTTCCTTGTAGTAGGAGACGATGTCGCGGTCTTGCGGGGTGTACTGCTGACCGTGCGGGCTGTAGATACCGATCTGGCGGAACAGACCTTCCATACCGAAGGTACGGGCTTCGTCAGCCAGGATCGGAACAATGCGCTTGCCGATGGACTTGTCTTTCAGCATCACGTTCAGGGAACGCACGAACGCCATGGTGGTGGAGATTTCGCGCGCCTGTTCACCCAGCAGCGGAGCGAAGGCATCCAGTGCCGGGATTTCCAGCTTGTCGGTACTCTCGCGCAGACGGGTCGGCAGGTAGCCTTTCAGGGCCGCACGACGAGCGTGCAGGTATTTGTGCTCTTCGCTGCCCGCTTCGATCTTCAGGTAAGGCAGGTCGGCCAGCTGCTCGTCGGCCACCGGCAGGTTGAAGCGGTCACGCAGGTGACGCACGGAGTCCAGCTCCATCTTCTTGACCTGGTGAGCGATGTTCTTGCCTTCGGCCGCTTCGCCCATGCCGTAACCCTTGATGGTCTTGGCCAGGATAACGGTCGGCTTGCCCTTGGTCTGGGTCGCTTTGTTGAATGCAGCGAACAGTTTGCGAGGATCGTGACCACCACGGTTCAGGGCGAAGATCTCCTCGTCGGTCATGTCTTTGACCAGCGCGGCAGTTTCCGGGTAACGGTTGAAGAAGTTCTCGCGGATGTAGGCACCGTCGCGGGACTTCATGGTCTGGTAGTCACCGTCCACAGTCTCGTTCATCAGCTGGATCAGCTTGCCAGAGGTATCCTTGCGCAGCAGCTCATCCCACTTGCGACCCCAGATAACCTTGGTAACGTCCCAGCCAGCGCCGGCGAACAGGCCTTCCAGCTCGTTGATAACCTTGCCGTTACCGACAACCGGGCCATCCAGACGCTGCAGGTTGCAGTTGACCACGAACACCAGGTTGTCGAGCTTTTCACGCACGGCAACAGTCAGGGCACCTTTGGCTTCCGGCTCGTCCATCTCGCCGTCACCCAGGAAGGCGTAAACGGTCTGCTCGGAGCAATCCTTGATGCCACGGTCGGTCAGGTACTTCAGGAAGCGAGCCTGATAGATGGCGGCGATGGGGCCCAGACCCATGGATACGGTCGGGAACTGCCAGAAGTCCGGCATCAGTTTCGGGTGCGGGTAGGAAGGGATACCCTTGCCATCCACTTCCTGACGGAAGTTGTCCAGCTGCTCTTCGGTCAGACGACCTTCGGCGAAGGCGCGGGCATAGATACCCGGGGAGATGTGACCCTGGAAGTAAACTAGGTCACCACCATCCTTCTCGTTGCGAGCACGGAAGAAGTGGTTGAAGCAGACATCATAGATGGTCGCAGAAGAAGCGAAGGAAGACATGTGACCACCCAGGTCCAGGTCTTTCTTGGAGGCGCGCAGCACGATCATCATGGCGTTCCAGCGGATGATGGCGCGAATGCGGCGCTCCATCTCCAGGTCGCCCGGGTAGTCCGGCTCTTCGCTGGACGGAATGGTGTTGATGTAATCGCGGTTTGCCTTGGCAGCCACGTCCACACCGCTTGCGCGGGCTTTCTCGGCCAACTGTTCAAGGATGAACTGAGCGCGTTGGGGACCCTCTTCACGCAGCAGGGATTCCAGAGAGGCAAGCCACTCCAGCGTTTCTATCGGGTCCACATCGTTCTT includes:
- the aceF gene encoding pyruvate dehydrogenase complex dihydrolipoyllysine-residue acetyltransferase, whose translation is MSKQIMVPDIGADEVEVTEIMVAVGDKVELDQSIIAVEGDKASMEVPAPSAGIVKEILIKVGDKVATGSQIMIFEAEGAAAPAEVAAPVAAAPAAAPVAAARKDVNVPDIGGDEVEVTEIMVAVGDMVEADQSIIAVEGDKASMEVPAPFAGRVVEIKVAAGAKVSTGSLVMVFEVAGAAPAVAAAPAQAAAPAAAPVAAGAKDVNVPDIGGDEVEVTEIMVAVGDKVEADQSLIAVEGDKASMEVPAPFAGVVKEIKVKAGDKVSTGSLIMVFEVAGAAPAAAPVAQAAAPVAAAPVAAAPAPVAQAAASSDFVANDAYVHASPAVRRLAREFGVNLAKVKASGRKGRIVKEDVQAYVKDAIKRAESAPASAGVAGGNGLGVLPWPKVDFSKFGDVEEVELTRIQKISGPNLHRNWVMIPHVTQFDEADTTELEAFRKEQNAMLEKQKADVKITPLVFILKAAAKALEAHPRFCSSLSEDGSKLIMKKYIHIGVAVDTPNGLVVPVVRDVNKKGIMELSRDLAEISKKARAGKLTASDMQGGCFTISSLGGIGGTSFTPIVNAPEVAILGVSKSEMKPKWNGKEFAPRLMLPLALSYDHRVIDGADGARFITTMNGVLSDIRRLVL
- the lpdA gene encoding dihydrolipoyl dehydrogenase, whose amino-acid sequence is MSKEIKTQVVVLGAGPAGYSAAFRAADLGLDTIIVERYSTLGGVCLNVGCIPSKALLHVAKVIEEAKALAEHGIVFGAPQTDIDKIRLWKEKVINQLTGGLAGMAKMRKVQVVNGFGKFTGPNTIEVEGADGKTTVTFDNAIIAAGSRPVKLPFIPHDDPRVWDSTDALELKTVPGKLLVIGGGIIGLEMGTVYSSLGSEIDVVEFADQLVPAADKDIVKIYTKRVAKKFNIMLETKVTAVEAREDGLYVSYEGKHAPAEPVRYDNVLVAVGRVPNGKMLDAEKAGVAVNERGFIEVDKQLRTNVAHIHAIGDIVGQPMLAHKGVHEGHVAAEVIAGKKHYFDPKVIPSIAYTEPEMAWVGLTEKEAKQQGLNFEVATFPWAASGRAIASDCSDGMTKLIFDKESGRVIGGAIVGTNGGELLGEIGLAIEMGADAEDIALTIHAHPTLHESVGLAAEVFEGSITDLPNAKAKKKK
- a CDS encoding patatin-like phospholipase family protein, whose product is MLAAMPLLVQAADGGRPKVALVLSGGGAKGSAHIGILKVLEQKRIPVDIIVGTSMGSYVAGMYAMGLSAEEVERTTLAIDWNKGYQDKVGRDELSLRKKLQTEKYQLRTDIGVNGDTIQLPDGFFQGQSMASLLRTATSNLPALKSFDDLPIPYRAMATDMETVTPYVLDHGSLAKAMQASMSIPGALKPVEWDGRILADGGAVNNMPVDVAKAMGADVVIAVDISARLRTRESLKSGLAMIDQLTTYMTQVGTDKQKALLGPKDILLTPEFGDMGIADFARMPEGIKIGEAAAEKVSLELDKLSLSKERYNEYRNRKLSRRAERSGLPAYYIDKVEIINKSRLSDETVRAMLDVRPDKIQTNESLEAGIRRLYALESFDRITYEVDERDGENVLVVDASEKNWGPGYLNFQFGFSDDFENTSNYNVGMSYTLTNVNNWGGEWLTEASLGTAKHIKTDFYTPLEPSQTFFGEASLAYDKTQRRVFNSEPNTLTYLDSDYSFFSSELAVGWNSQPWSRIYTGLEGRVGNIDLKNFKNTSVDATAWGPFVRFEHDTLDSLYFPYSGERWDIKLGYSHVDLTGGELDQSSRDEGWNYNFSMIKPWSWGRHSLNLMLEGGGSSSQEALPLYIQDLGGLFRLSGFQRYQLSGRYSLFGGLRYIYRVADNDFGALKMPLYLGGSLEQGGVWDKGEDISFDSSFTAGSVYVGVESFLGPVFLGYGMAEEGNGVFYLQLGTTFQ
- the aceE gene encoding pyruvate dehydrogenase (acetyl-transferring), homodimeric type; amino-acid sequence: MSDILKNDVDPIETLEWLASLESLLREEGPQRAQFILEQLAEKARASGVDVAAKANRDYINTIPSSEEPDYPGDLEMERRIRAIIRWNAMMIVLRASKKDLDLGGHMSSFASSATIYDVCFNHFFRARNEKDGGDLVYFQGHISPGIYARAFAEGRLTEEQLDNFRQEVDGKGIPSYPHPKLMPDFWQFPTVSMGLGPIAAIYQARFLKYLTDRGIKDCSEQTVYAFLGDGEMDEPEAKGALTVAVREKLDNLVFVVNCNLQRLDGPVVGNGKVINELEGLFAGAGWDVTKVIWGRKWDELLRKDTSGKLIQLMNETVDGDYQTMKSRDGAYIRENFFNRYPETAALVKDMTDEEIFALNRGGHDPRKLFAAFNKATQTKGKPTVILAKTIKGYGMGEAAEGKNIAHQVKKMELDSVRHLRDRFNLPVADEQLADLPYLKIEAGSEEHKYLHARRAALKGYLPTRLRESTDKLEIPALDAFAPLLGEQAREISTTMAFVRSLNVMLKDKSIGKRIVPILADEARTFGMEGLFRQIGIYSPHGQQYTPQDRDIVSYYKEDKQGQVLQDGINELGAMSSWLAAATSYSTNDCPMIPFYIYYSMFGFQRIGDMAWAAGDQQARGFLLGATSGRTTLNGEGLQHEDGHSHILAGTIPNCISYDPSYAYEVAVIVQDGLRRMYGENPENVFYYITTLNENYAMPAMPEGAEEGIRKGIYKLESVAGAKAKVQLLGCGSILGHVRTAAQILASEYGVGSDVFSVTSFNELARDGQDADRWNMLHPTAEARVPYIAQVLGSEATIAATDYMKSFADQVRAFVPTENYRVLGTDGYGRSDSRANLRRHFEVNEFYVVVAALTELAKRGEIDKQVVADAIAKYGIDADKVNPLYA
- a CDS encoding methyl-accepting chemotaxis protein, giving the protein MLATLTLKQKILATVTLAVVISCLLVGYFSQRAAQQLIEKRMFEQELPNLTQRISKEIEQDLNGIARAAQQLATDRFILDWVDRGMPKEQEPLLINQLKDVANQYGLVTASFADRQTAAYYNQDGFLRNLTPAQDAWFYDYTKSQKEMTLSIFRESTGEMKLFVNFQQLNGRGLAGFAKSLDSMVAMVSNFRLEDSGIVFMVDGSGKVKLHPDASRIERDNLSQLAGSDSGSLLAKRPFAVISAEVNGEPMVLASSYIPLLDWYLVVQVPEAEIYAELDQNRNQILMISLVIALAMGAMGMLLAGSVSRPLNELARLFKELGSGDGDLTQRLKVEGRDELSQVATGFNNFVAKIHGSIEQVASNSRQLATTANEVASKAQLTQHNCTAQRDRTVQVATAIHEMGATVGEIAGNASLAADVAKQANDQADAGAHIVAQARHGIVGLSGEIEQVAGVIESLASQTDSIGSILETIRSISEQTNLLALNAAIEAARAGEQGRGFAVVADEVRNLANRSAASTAEIQEMINRLQDQSARAVSAMAQGRNQSLEVVAQADEANAALGHITAHITQINDMNIQVATATEEQSSVVGEINRNVEDINQLTMETADIAHQLTESSRSLQQLSAQLDKLVGNFRL